The following coding sequences lie in one Silvanigrella aquatica genomic window:
- a CDS encoding ABC transporter permease has product MQKIPIGTWVQEGINLIIDLTESQFRTFSDKLNDLIGNILDLLEIIHPYLLISILVIISYIFKRNLKTAILIAIGTFLIQNLGYWRESLETVTLVIFATTISAIVGIPIGILCAHRPYVYALVRPLLDLMQTIPTFVYLIPTLMLFGLGMAPGLFSTIIFAMPATIRLTYLGLSKVPHSLMEVADSFGASRWTRLWTVEIPFAKSSILTGVSQCVMLSLSMVVIAALVGAEGLGKPVVQALNTVNIVKGFESGLAIVIIAILLDRVLSISEKNQVNSYEK; this is encoded by the coding sequence ATGCAAAAAATACCAATTGGTACTTGGGTACAAGAAGGAATCAATCTTATAATTGATTTAACAGAATCGCAATTCCGCACATTTTCAGACAAATTAAATGACTTAATAGGAAATATATTAGATTTACTAGAAATTATTCACCCCTATTTATTAATCTCTATTTTAGTTATTATTTCCTATATTTTTAAAAGAAATTTAAAAACAGCTATTTTAATTGCTATAGGAACTTTTCTCATCCAAAATTTAGGGTATTGGCGCGAATCTTTAGAAACTGTGACTCTCGTTATTTTTGCCACAACAATTTCAGCAATTGTTGGTATTCCCATTGGTATTTTGTGTGCTCACAGGCCTTATGTTTATGCTTTAGTCCGTCCCCTTCTTGATCTTATGCAGACAATTCCCACATTTGTTTATCTCATTCCCACATTAATGTTATTTGGTTTGGGAATGGCTCCCGGGCTTTTTTCCACAATTATTTTCGCAATGCCGGCAACTATTCGCTTAACTTATTTAGGTCTCAGTAAAGTACCTCACTCGTTAATGGAAGTGGCTGATTCCTTTGGTGCGAGCCGTTGGACAAGACTATGGACAGTTGAAATTCCCTTTGCAAAGTCTTCAATTTTAACGGGAGTTTCCCAATGCGTGATGCTTTCCTTATCCATGGTTGTCATTGCTGCTTTAGTGGGTGCTGAAGGGCTGGGAAAACCTGTTGTTCAAGCGCTGAATACCGTCAATATCGTCAAAGGATTTGAATCCGGATTAGCCATTGTCATTATCGCTATTTTATTAGATAGAGTTCTTTCTATATCAGAAAAAAATCAGGTAAATTCATATGAAAAATGA
- a CDS encoding ATP-binding cassette domain-containing protein codes for MKNECFNIQNLDLVFGKKPKKAFEALDKGMNRDEIHQEWNQIVAVQNANFRVYQGEIFVIMGLSGSGKSSLLRCLNGMNGRSHGNIRGQILFIDPLTEQFVDISHCNNDLIMKIRKHKISMVFQQFGLMPWRTVEENVGYPLEIQKISPSEIKKQVAEKLILVGLSEWKDKFPHELSGGMQQRVGLARAFVTDADVLLMDEPFSALDPLHRKHLQEEILQLQIHLKKTIVFVTHDFSEALKIGTRIAIMEAGKILQIGVPKDLIDNPACEIVKHFTSEVQIANSIYS; via the coding sequence ATGAAAAATGAATGTTTTAATATTCAAAATCTCGATCTTGTATTTGGCAAAAAGCCGAAAAAAGCATTTGAAGCACTCGATAAAGGAATGAATCGTGATGAAATTCATCAAGAATGGAATCAAATTGTTGCCGTACAAAATGCTAATTTTCGCGTTTATCAAGGAGAAATTTTTGTCATTATGGGATTATCTGGTTCAGGAAAATCATCACTATTGCGCTGTTTAAACGGAATGAATGGAAGATCTCATGGAAATATAAGAGGTCAAATACTATTTATAGATCCTCTCACAGAGCAATTTGTAGATATTAGTCATTGTAATAATGATTTAATTATGAAAATTAGGAAACATAAAATTTCTATGGTTTTTCAACAATTTGGCTTAATGCCCTGGCGAACTGTAGAAGAAAATGTGGGATATCCATTAGAAATTCAAAAAATTTCTCCCTCTGAAATAAAGAAACAAGTTGCAGAAAAATTAATTTTAGTTGGCCTTTCTGAGTGGAAAGACAAATTTCCTCATGAATTATCTGGCGGCATGCAACAGCGCGTAGGTTTAGCACGCGCCTTTGTCACTGATGCAGATGTTCTTCTTATGGACGAACCTTTTTCTGCATTAGATCCATTACATAGAAAACATTTACAAGAAGAAATATTACAACTTCAAATTCATTTAAAAAAAACAATTGTATTTGTTACTCATGATTTTTCTGAGGCCTTAAAAATAGGAACTCGCATTGCAATTATGGAAGCTGGTAAAATTTTACAAATTGGAGTTCCTAAAGATTTAATTGATAATCCAGCTTGTGAAATCGTCAAACATTTTACCTCAGAAGTGCAAATTGCAAATTCAATTTACTCTTAA